A genomic segment from Arcobacter acticola encodes:
- a CDS encoding IS1380 family transposase — protein sequence MAQTILNFKLQSTNEKLTPRTGVAIFGEYLKGINLESLCNTNLPLAKHPNGYTPFEFIYPLILMLHSGGRVLDDIKEIRLDTALSTLLKMDNIPTASAFTKYLHKHKTIGEDGIRKINKQFLKRFLKSIKSEELILDIDATFIEAHKNTAKWSYKNAPGYMPMVGHINGGYVIDVDFKEGNEAPASKNLEFIKQCQGQLPIGVKFDRFRADSASYQAAIFNHCDKENILFTVTAKKNKNVFDSIKDIKDDTWQFFSKREKVSEFTHTMQDTDNAFRMIVIKKDITPILPTMEEYISDEVMMQYQDEIYYCIATNDNDLSSEEIIKLHRQRGETSENKIKELKNGFNMSYLPTSNTQANAFYFAIGTLAYNLFLLFKQILDSNMQKHTVKTIRYKLYNIAGKVVSHAREITLKVNEQFKELLQNIRYRAYEESLQ from the coding sequence ATGGCACAGACTATCTTAAATTTCAAACTACAATCCACAAACGAAAAATTAACTCCTAGAACAGGTGTAGCAATATTTGGGGAGTATCTCAAAGGTATAAACCTTGAGAGTCTTTGCAATACAAACCTTCCTTTAGCTAAACATCCAAACGGATATACTCCGTTTGAATTTATTTATCCATTGATTCTAATGCTTCACAGTGGGGGTAGAGTTCTTGATGATATTAAAGAGATACGATTAGATACAGCACTCTCAACACTTCTAAAAATGGATAATATTCCAACAGCATCAGCGTTCACAAAATATCTTCATAAGCATAAGACTATCGGGGAAGATGGAATAAGAAAGATCAACAAACAGTTCTTAAAAAGATTTCTAAAAAGTATCAAAAGTGAAGAGCTTATCTTAGACATAGATGCTACATTTATTGAAGCACATAAAAATACTGCAAAGTGGTCTTATAAAAATGCACCTGGTTATATGCCTATGGTTGGACATATTAATGGCGGATATGTAATTGATGTTGATTTCAAAGAGGGTAATGAGGCACCTGCAAGCAAAAACTTAGAGTTTATCAAGCAGTGCCAAGGACAACTTCCAATCGGAGTAAAGTTTGATAGGTTTCGTGCTGATAGTGCTTCGTATCAAGCTGCTATTTTTAACCACTGCGATAAAGAAAATATTCTTTTTACTGTAACAGCTAAAAAGAACAAGAATGTATTTGATTCAATCAAAGATATTAAAGATGATACATGGCAATTTTTTTCCAAAAGAGAGAAAGTTTCAGAGTTTACACATACAATGCAAGATACAGATAATGCTTTTCGGATGATAGTAATTAAAAAAGATATAACACCGATTCTTCCGACAATGGAGGAGTATATATCGGATGAAGTGATGATGCAATATCAAGATGAGATTTATTACTGTATTGCTACAAATGATAATGATTTAAGCTCTGAAGAGATTATTAAACTTCATCGTCAACGTGGTGAAACAAGTGAGAACAAGATTAAAGAGTTAAAGAATGGCTTTAATATGAGTTATCTTCCAACATCCAACACACAAGCAAATGCCTTTTACTTTGCCATTGGTACTTTAGCATATAATCTGTTTTTACTATTCAAACAGATTTTAGACTCTAATATGCAAAAACATACAGTAAAAACAATCAGATACAAGCTTTATAATATCGCAGGTAAAGTAGTTTCACATGCCAGAGAGATAACTCTAAAAGTTAATGAACAGTTTAA